The Panicum virgatum strain AP13 chromosome 3N, P.virgatum_v5, whole genome shotgun sequence genome includes the window AGCATGAAAAAACTTCATGCCTTCGCACTGTGAACGGTCCAGAGCTTATTATTCGAGTATCTCTGCAGCAATCTTTCTGGAAGTGGAACCATCTCTAGTTAGGTCTCTATTTGACAAATACCTAACATTCTTTTCATCTGTTCACATCGTCAGCTACTGTCCTAGTTTTGCTGCTAGTTACAAAAACaatcatatatatacacacacatatatgatATGTTCGTACGTATATACTTTTCTCTACCAGACGACAACATATAAGGTTTCCTTTTGTGTGAATTTTTTGTTTTCCTCTAAAAACATATTAAGGTTTcttaaagtaaaaaaaaaagacgaaaAATAGAACTAGATTGAGACTGTGGAAAGTGGCGGGGTCAGGTCGGCTTATTTTCTTGCGTGTGAATTTTTAGTCGTTATCTGTTTGGATGCCATCTTCCATACTCGAAAAGAATGTCGTTTTGGATAGCGACACGTTCTTCAAATCTTAACTTTAAtctattatttttataaaatatttattgaaaaataatatatttatatttttatgaaagtattcaagacaaatctattcatatgatttttatatttttgagaCTTATAGCATTATTTATAATTTATATTGCTAATGGTTGatcgaattttttttataaaaattattCAAATGATTTTTTTCGAGTAGCATATGGGACAGACAGCATGGGATTGCGTGTCGCTGACAAAGACACGACGAACGGAACGGAATACGCCGGGACCAGCCAGCAACTCTCTAGAGCAAGTGCACGCGTCGCAGACTCCACTCACGCTGTGATTTCACCAGCCAAGGCCCAGGGCCCACTTATTGGTGACACGGGTACGCCGCACAGCCGGTATGTTTAGGCTTGGCGTTTCGTACCAGGCAAGCTGTACGATGCAGTCCTGGTCCGTCCTGTCCTCCCCTCCCCCGCATCGTCCTTCCCCACTTAGGAGTTAGGAGTACTCCACTCCTCCTCCCTTTTTCCATCTCTGCCCCCGCAGGTACGCCCTCCGTACCGTACCTTCTCTCCAATCAGATTCCCATACCACTCGTCAAATTCCCGTTATATCCCCGCTGACTGCCGACCAGCCTATAGTAGCGTAGGGGTAAACATGGAAAAACACACGCAACTCGCCGCGCCCAGAACAACACGTTCCAGGGGCACTCTTGTCATCACAAAAATAATCTCCGCTGAATCGGTGGTTAGTTATTCTTCCCTCGCCGGCCACCATTCAGTCTGCGCCTCCATTCCTCACCTGCACCCACAGGTTCAGTTCAAGAATCGCCCAtggcagccgcagcagcagcccacCGGCACAACAAGCGCCGCCTCATCTCCCCggcccccaccaccaccaccgcgcccCCTCTGGACTCGCTCGCCGACGagctcctcttcctcgtcctcgaccgcgtcgccgccgccgacccgcgcgCGCTCAAGTCCTTCGCCCTCGCCTCCCGCGCCTGCCACGCCGCCGagtcccgccaccgccgcctcctccgcccgctccgcgccgacctcctccccgccgcgctcgcccgctACCCGTCCGCCTCCCGCCTCGACCTCTCCCTCTGCGCGCGCGTCCccgacgccgccctcgccgccgtcccatcCGGATCCTCCCTCCGCGCCCTCGACCTCTCCCTCTCCGGGGGGTTCGGCGCCGCGggcctcgccgcgctcgccggggCCTGCCCGGACCTCGCCGACCTCGACCTCTCCAATGGGGTCCATCTcggggacgccgcggcggccgaggtGGCGCGGATGCGGGCCCTTCAGAGGCTGTCTCTCTCGCGCTGCAAGGCGCTCACCGACATGGGGCTCGGTTGCGTCGCCGTCGGCTGCCCCGACCTCAGGGAACTCTCGCTCAAGTGGTGCCTTGGGCTCACCGATTTGGGGCTCCACCTCCTCGCCCTCAAGTGCAAGAAACTCACCAGCCTGGATCTCTCCTACACCATGGTGAGCGCTATAGCTTTCTTCATATCCTCACCCTTTCTGCTTGTGCTTGGATCAAGGCGGCGGAAAATTCTGTCTTTGATTTCCTCCTGTAGTAATTTTCTTGGTATCAAGGCATGGGATCTCCCCTCTTAATCCATCTTACTAGAAGTACTTCGTTTTATTTTCCCCCTTGCTAAAACTACTGGATTCGGTTAGTGCTTAGGGGATTGGACCACTGCAGTGTATAGTACTGTATTCTTGATCTGCAAGTGCTCTTATCGATACATAGCAATTGATCTATGCAACAAAGGATAACAAGTTTTGGTACCCAATTTTATTTTGTCTTCTCGCCTCTACGTTTTGTGTGGCCATAGATTCAGTTTCTTATGCACTCCCGTGAGTACCATACGCACCTATCATACCGTGCTCAACTAATGGAAACATATCTTGCATTCTTGCAGATCACAAAACAGAGCTTTCTTGCCATCATGAAGCTACCCAATCTCCAGGTGTTGACATTGGTGGGGTGTattggaattgatgatgatgctcTTGGCAGTCTTGACAAAGAATGCAGTAAATCACTACAGGTGAGTAATCATGTTGACACTATTATGTTCTGCTGAACTCTGTAGATGCCTGATCTGAAGTTCTGAACTAGTCGTGCTGTAATAAAACATGTGTTTGATACTAGCACAAAACTCTGCGTACTGACCTTGCATGTTTGCGCCGACGCAGGTTCTTGATATGTCTCATTGTCAGAATGTCACTGATGTGGGAGTTTCATCCATGGTGAAGTCAATACCGAATCTATTGGAACTGGATCTTTCGTACTGCTGTCATGTAAGTACCTAATCATCTAGTCGTGTTGTTGTATCATCTGGGTATAACTTGAGCCCTTGCAGCTTAATTTACATCCTTCTTGTAGCAGGTTACTCCTTCTATGGGGAGAAGCCTCCAAAAGATTACTAAACTGCGGATGCTGAAGCTGGAAGGCTGCAAATTCATGGCTGATGGACTTAAAGCCATTGGAAGCTCTTGTGTTTCTATCAGGGAGTTAAGTCTGAGCAAGTGCTCTGGAGTAACAGATACTGAACTCTCTTTTGCTGTGTCAAAACTAAAGAACCTGCTGAAGCTGGACATCACTTGTTGTCGCAATATCACTGATGTTTCAGTAGCTGCCATCACTAGTTCGTGCACTTCCCTCATCTCTCTGAGGATGGAGTCTTGTAGCCATGTTTCAAGTGGAGCACTCCAACTGATCGGGAAGAACTGTTCTCACTTGGAAGAGTTGGACCTTACTGACAGTGATTTGGATGACGAAGGTACTTACTGAACTGGTTATGACATACTTCTTTTGTCAAATCAAACGGCATAAAGTTGACTATGAATATTTTTTGTGCAGGTTTGAAAGCTCTCGCTGGATGCAGCAATCTCTCGAGCCTAAAAATTGGTATTTGCTTGAGGATAAGTGATGAAGGTCTCACCTACATTGGAAAATCTTGCCCAAAACTCCGAGACATTGATTTGTACAGGTCATTACTAGATGTGCCTTGTGGTTTTCTTTCTTTGGTTCATTTTCTCACTAAGCTGACTTGTAGTTTCTGTTTCAGGTGTGGAGGCATTAGTGATGATGGGGTTATTCAGATTGCTCAAGGAAGTCCAATGCTAGCATCTATCAATCTATCCTACTGTATAGAAATAACAGACCGTTCACTGATGTCCCTCTCAAAATGCACAAAGCTAAATACATTGGAGATTCGTGGTTGCCCCAAGGTTTCATCCGCTGGTCTCTCAGAAATAGCTATGGGTTGCAGGCTGCTTTCCAAGCTTGATATCAAGAAATGCTTTCAGATTAATGATGTTGGCATGCTCTACCTTTCCCAGTTCTCTCATTGCCTCCGTCAGGTATTAGATCTTTCTCCTGCAAACTGAAATCTAGTAGTACCATGTGTATTTTACTTTCAGTTGCGCTGATAGCATGTATGTCTCATTGCAGATAAACTTGTCATACTGTTCGGTCACCGACATTGGACTCCTTTCCCTTTCTAGCATATGTGGCTTGCAGAACATGACCATTGTGCATTTAGCAGGTATTACACCTAATGGCTTGACAGCTGCTCTCATGGTCTGTGGTGGTTTGACAAAAGTAAAGCTTCATGAAGCATTCAAATCCATGATGCCTGCTCATATGCTAAAGAGTGTTGAGGCGCGGGGTTGTATTTTCCAGTGGATCAATAAACCATTTAAGGTATTGTACATTGTGCTTTTGCCTTTCCTGTTTGCCTCTGCATTATGTTGAATCCTCCATCACACTGGCTTTCCTGCTTTGGATAATTGTATTTGGACACACACCAAACTTGGGAAAAACTCTAGTTCTATGAAACCATTATGTGTAGTTATGTTCAACTGTCTAGCAGGTTTTGTCCCCCTTTATTGTGGTGCCTTTGCTTTCCCCCCTTATAGATGGTATTGTAAAATAAATGAACATAGCACAGCCCTCCTCTTATAAGCTTTAGTGCTGAATGGAATTGTGCGTTTAGTAAAATTACAAACCTGTGAACGCCAAAGTTTCTAATAATAGGTGCTATCTTGTTCAGGTTGAGGTGGAACCTTGTGATGTATGGAAGCAACAGTCACAAGATGTGCTTGTACGATGAGAAGGCCTGGAGTGTAGCGATTGTGGGAAGGAAGGGCATTCGTCGTGGCAATGGATGCATTCTGGATTGGCGTCGTTATGGGAAGCAGCAGTCACAAACTCACAAGCTCAAAATTTTGTAGTGTAATTGGTGTGATACTGTGGCTATACTTAAGTTTGAGCGGAGGTATGCTGATGCTGGACACTAGATGAGTATATGCAATCCCACCTTTGTTTGGTAAAGTGGCCAAACGAGGGGGCACGTCAAATTTTTGTGAAACGAAACCAGGAAGTTGTCGTGTGTTGTATACATAGCAGCGTATCGAAGAGATTGATATTGAAGGGAGTGATTTTGGGTGATAAGAGACTTGTGTTGATGGTCATGGCCGGTGCATGATGTTTGGAATGCTGGAATTAAGTGGCTTGCGTGTGTTTGGAATTGAAACTGAAACATGCTTGTGGATATATCTGCCTGACTGCCTATTTGTACTTTGCAGTGAAGTGATGTCTTGTCTCTGCTTACTAGTTTGTTTTGAGGGCATAAGAATGAGGAATCGTGAAATAGCAGCAGTAACCCGAGGAGGTTTGCATAGTCCATACGCGCATGAATTATGCGGAAGTATTAAAAATGAACAGACTTCAAGCCTTTTAAATGTTTAGTTGCAggttgtaaagtttttgaaagaacatctttctatatttgaagtacgaAACATatactaatcacaaaataaattacagaattcgtctgtaaatcacgagacgaatctaatgagtctaattaattcatcatcagaggtgtttactgtagcaatttagcgccTAATTACGGTCTagttagattcattagattcgtctcgcgatttacagacaaaTTGTGCAatacgttttttatttcgtctagatttaagtctccgtGCAGgtgtcgggatttttttttggaattttgaactttgcaactaaacaaggaccAAGTTTGGAGGTGTTGGAATTTGTTTTGTCAGTCATGGAAGTGAAGCACGGAAAGGTAGGGAGCGAGAGCAGGGTTCTCGCCGCAAGTGCAATGCCAAGGCAAAGCAGGTCGAGACAGCTAGGTTGGTAGGCGGCCATGGACAGCATTGAACATGAAGGTGCCAACCAATGCCTCTTCAATGCTCCTGGAGTGGCCTCATGTGACAGCTGCCGACCATGGCTGGAGCTGCAGCCTGGAGGTCGGAGGATGCTCCGATCCGTTGCGTAGTACTAGGAAAACTAGTGAATGCAGGAGAGGATGGCACGCACAATCGCCATGCCCATCTCCATCGGCATGCTTCCAGGAGGAGAGGACTGCCGGCAGCGGCAGGGCAGGGGATTGAATTGCCTGAAGCGTTGTTCAAGCGAGCCTCTCAACATCGTACCCACCGGGCAAtggcagctgctgctgcacaGCATCGTCCTTCTTCCTTCCCAGTTCCTTGCCATCCGTCGTCCGTGATGCCTTGCCACCATTCCGTTGCAGGACCTCCCTCACTACTCCCTACCCGTCTTCGTTAATGCGGGACCCCACCCACATTAAGAACCAACCAGAGAGCAGAGATACATCCCTCCCTCCATTAAACAAGCAAGGCTCCTGGCTGCTCCTCCCTCCAGCCAACAGCAGCAACAATGGGGATCTGCTGCAGCAAGGCCAAGGCGCCAGCAGGGGacctcgacgacggcgagcaaggaTTTCCATGGATGCACGACGACCTGTTCCACCACCACCTCTggaccagcgccgccgtctcCATGCACACCAAGCAAGGATGGAAGGGTGCCAACCAGGACGCCATGACCGTCTCCCAGGTGAACACCCATGACTTCTCTCTACCAATCCACCTCCCAGAGGGCCTAGCTAGCGCTCCCTTGCTTACAAACATCCTTGGCCTCCTTCGTCTCCTTTTGGCGTCACACAAGCTGGCATCACACACACAAGCTGCCACCAGGCATGGTGCTTACCCGCTGCAACTTGCATCCAAAAGTCTTCTCCTTTACTCCCCCACAGGCACACCGTTGCATCCGCAACTTTGTTTTACTGTTTGACAACAATGCACCGGATCCATCTCGACttactgcaagtctgcaacctgAAATGCACCTAATTTTCCAACCACCTGTTTCCTGGGTCCTCTGCGCAGTACAGTTGCATTTAGAAGGTAAAGTTAGATCCATCTCAGCATTGCTGAAAGCTGAAATCTTACAGCTTAATGAAATATGTAGGGAAAATACTGAAATTTTAGAAACTAAAATTTGCCTCAAGTTATGTACTTCACTATCTTTATTGCCCCCACCGATGTCCTGGATCTTTGAATTGTACACCAACATAAGGAAAATTATTGGGGCCGTATCCATATCTTGCAGTACATTATTAGCATCTCCAATGCAAGTACATTAGCCTTTCTCTTTCATATGCACAATAAATATAATTCGATTAATCTTGATGTGTCACAATTGTTTCAAGATGCTTAGGACTTTGCTGGCCACAAAGGCCACATTTTCTGCGGGGTATTTGATGGGCATGGCCCTCTTGGCCGAGAAGTTGCTCGCCATGTCTGCGACGCCCTTCCCTTGAAACTATCCTCTGCTTTGAAGACgaaaactgaagaagaagatcgcTCAACCCATACTTCCAAGCTCACAACTGAAGAAGACCACTCAAGCAATACAGATTTGGATTCCTGTGACAAGTCAGACTCCACCTCGTTTAGTGATGATACAAGCGATGAGAAGCTCCTGTTGTCCACTTGGAAGAACATATTTGTGAAGGCATTTGATCAGGTGGATGAGGAGCTCAGGCAACATTCAGGAATTGACTGCATTTGCAGTGGCACCACAGCAGTCACTGTTGTCAGGCAGGTACTAATGCTACTATTATTACAAGCTTGCAAGCTGTAATTTATTGTACTGGTAATAATAAATCTCGAAAACATATATAttctcttgttttttttttctcattaaaCCTGTACTACTTTTTGTGCACAGTAAAACTAGGATTCTGAAAGAGCAGGAACTGAACTAGCTGGGTTGGAAGCCCTGTTTTATCTACTGTATTTCTCAATTATCCATAGTGCAACATAACCAAAGTATAAATCTCACTCTTTCTGTTCCCCAATTATCCTTCTCATGTATAGGGTGATCACTTGATGATCGCCAATTTGGGTGACTCGCGTGCTATTCTTTGTACCCGGGACAGCAAGGACCATATGATCCCAGTCCAACTCACCACTGACTTGAAGCCAGATCTTCCAAGTGAGCTAGCATCTAAACATCTCATTTCTCAATTCCTGAAATGTATGTGTATCTTTCTTGATTACATTTTACATTGTTGTGCACTGGCGATAGGTGAACTCGCAAGGATTTTGAATTGCAAGGGACGAGTTTTTGCCATGGATGACGAACCAGACGTGCCCAGAATGTGGTTGCCGGACCAGGATGCACCAGGCCTTGCCATGGCAAGGGCCTTTGGGGACTTCTGCCTGAAGAACCATGGCCTTATCTGTACACCTGAAGTCTACTACAGGAAGTTATCTGAAAAGGACGAGTTCTTGGTGCTTGCAACTGATGGGGTAATAAAATCATTAATTTGATTGGCAATTTCAGATTTCCATCACTTTCATTTTAAAGAATTTTGCAGTCTTATTCGAAATGATCTGGGTACAGAAAAAGCATAAATCCCTCTTATGATTAGACAGACAACAGAAACTGTTAGCTGAAAGTGACATTTCTCTGTCATCGATTTATTTCACGATTGTTCTAGCTGATAAAGTTTTGTGTTTTTACTGGAAAAACTTTTTTATTTCTCATTTTCAGTGGGCGCCTtgtttaaaaaaagaaagattccATTTTGCACCTTTTCAGGACTAGTACAAATTGATCGTGATTAAGTAGTAGTAGGATAAAGCCTTtatgataaaagaaaagaagaaaagtgaCTGTTAACTGAACGTTTGAATCATTATTCTGTAGATCTGATTTGTCTAGAGAATAGTACAGAAAATATTAGACTACACTAGTAGAACAGAGTGATGAAAAAATGGTTGTGAAAATAAATGTGGTGCAGATTTGGGACGTGCTGTCGAACAAGGAGGTGGTGAAGATTGTGTCTTCAGGCAGCGACCCATCCAAGGCGGCGAGGCAGGTGATCGACCGTGCGGTCCGAGCATGGCGGCGCAAGTACCCGACGTCCATGGTGGACGACTGCGCGGTGGTGTGCCTGTTCTTGAACCGGCGGGCGGCCCCTGATGATGAGGCGGTGTCGTCGTTCCGCAAGCAGGTTGTGGGCGGCGTTGATGGTTGGGAGGAAGGGACGACGACGGTGTGGAGAGCCCTGGAGGGGGTGGCGCGGGCCAACTCGGTGATGAGGCTGCCGCGGATGGGGCGCGTGCtcagctggcggcggcggtcgtcgaCTTCGCTCATGGCCATGGGTGAAGACCAAGACCATTGATGATatgatttttctttctttcatggTAGCATGCAATGcaaatatgcaatgcaatggCCGCGAGCTTTTAACTGGCAGAAATGATTTTAGGATTGGATTGACATGATGCCGCGTCGCATTAATTCAAAGTTGCTGAGATGAACTGGAGCAGGACTGCTGTTGAGACGACGATCCAGGTTCGAGCACAGCATTGATCAGAACCGTCCTGCCCATTCCTTTAGAGCCGGCGGTTTGTTTGTTGTGCCATCAGCCACGACGGCCATCGCACGCTCCTAGCTTTTTACTGGCAGAAATGATTTTAGGATTGGATTGATTTTAGGATGGTTGCCGCGTCGCATGAATTAATTCAAGTTGTTGAGATGAACAGGAAGGAGTAGGACTGCATGCTGCTGAGACGACGATGCAGCTGGCATGCAACAAGCATGAATCTGCATCATCCCTTGTTTCAGACCTGAAAATTCAGTGTCTCTGCTCCAATTAGGCAGGCGGTGTTGGATTGCTATGCTCCTCTCATCCACAGCCACAGCTAAAAATAGCCTCTCCTCTCATTGTCATGTCCTTCAGTCTCTCGCAGCCACACCACCCTGATTGATGCGCAAGCAGAGGCAGAGGTAGAGGCGGAGGCACCAGAAACAGAGTAAAgccaagaaagaaagaaagaaagaagcaaATGGAAGGGATGATCAATGGCGCTGCCTAGCCTACCCGGCCATCACATCACTTAGCAGCAGCAATGGCTGAGGTTGCCAACCTCTCGTCGGGGTCTGTGGAGCCGACGGTCAagccgctggcggcggcgtgctACGACAACAACCTCGTCAACTCGCAGGGCATGTTCCTCGGCGACCAGCCGCTGCGCTTCTCCCTCCCGCTCCTCCTCGTCCAGGTctccctcatcctcctcctctccgccgccgccaacctcgtgctccgccgcctcggccAGTCCCGCTTCGTCACCCACATGCTCGTCGGCGTCCTCCTCGGCCCCACCGTCCTCGGCCGCAGCGACTCCTTCCGCGGCGTCCTCTTCTCCGAGCGCGGCACCTACATCCTCGAGAGCGTCTCCCTCGTCGCCctcatcctcttcctcttctccatggGCGTCAAGACCGACCtcagcctcctccgccgccccagcGGCCGCGCCGTCGCTGTCGGCATCACCGGCTCCCTCGTCCCGCTCGCCGTCACGCTCCCCGTCTTCCACGCCCTCCAGCCCTCGCTGCCCGAGGACCTGCGCGGCTCCTCCCTCATCACCGAGCTCGCCGtccgcctctccctctcctccttccccgtCATCGCCGACGCGCTCTCCGACCTCGACCTCCTCAACACCGACCTCGGCCGCATCGCGCTCACCGCCTCGCTCATCACCGACGTCACCTCCTGGTTCCTCcgcgcctgctccgccgccgtcttcCTCGTCTCCGAGGCCAAGTCGCCGGCCTTCACGGCGCAGATCCTCGCCTCCTTCGTCGCCTTCGTGCTCTTCGTCGGATTCGTcgcgcgccccgccggccgctACATCGCCTACAAGCGCACCCCGGCGGGGGCGCTCCTCTCCGAGGggtccgtcgtcgtcgtcgtcatcgccgcGCTGCTGTCGGCGCTGGTCACGGACGCCATCGGGTTCAAGTACATGATCGGGCCCATGATGCTGGGGCTGGCGCTCCCCGGCGGCATGCCCATCGGCGCCACCATGACGGAGCGCCTCGACTCCTTCTTCATCGCGCTCTTCCTGCCCGTGTACATGGCGCTCTCCGGCTACCGCACCGACCTGGCGGAGCTCACCAAGGAGGAGACCTCCGAGAAGTGGTGCGCGCTGGAGCTGTTCGTGGGGCTCTGCGTCTCCGGCAAGCTGGTGGGCTGCGTCGCGGCGGGGCTCTTCTTCGCCATGCCGTTCCGGGACGCCGTCGTGCTGGCGCTGATGCTCAACATCCGCGGCATCGTGGAGGTGGCGGCCATCAACAACTGGGGCGACACCATGAAGGCCACGGCGGAGCACTACAGCATCCTGACGCTGTCCATGGTGTTCATCACGGCGGTGTCCACGCCGCTCATCAAGCTGCTGTACGACCCGTCGGGGCAGTTCACGCGGGCCAAGCGCCGGACGCTGGAGGACCTGCGCCCCAGCGCCGACCTCCGCCTGCTCACCTGCGTCTACGGCGAGGaccacgccgcgccgctgaTCGACCTGCTGGAGGCGTCGGCGGGGGCCTCGCGGGAGAGCCCCGTCTCGCTCATCGTGCTCCACGTCACGGAGCTCgtcggccgcgccgcctccgtgcTCAAGCCCCACCGCGCTGCAAGGAAGAGCAGCTCAGGCGGCCCGACGCCGTCGGACCGGATCATGAACGCGTTCCGGCACCTGGAGCAGCAGGCGGCGCCGGGCGCCGTGACGGTGAGCCCCTACGTGGCGCAGGCGCCCTACAGCTCGATGCACCACGACGTGTGCTCGCTGGCGCACAGCCGCAAGGCCAACCTCATCCTGCTGCCCTTCCACAAGTCCTCCGACGGCGCGCGcagcaccgtcaacaactccaTCCGCTCCATCAACCGCGCCGTCCTCCAGTACGCGCCCTGCTCCGTCGCCATCCTCGTCGAccacggcctcgccgccggctccgcctgcgccaccaccgccaacAGCCTCCTGCAGAGGGCCGCGCTCTACTTCCTCGGCGGGCCCGACGACCGCGAGGCGCTCGCGTACGCCGCGCGGATGCCGGACGCCGGGACCATGTCGCTCACCATGGTCAGGTTTAAGCTGCGCAACTGGGCGGGGATGGGCGGCAGCGACGAGGCCAGGGACGAGGAGGTGCTGCACCAGTTCTGGACCAGGCACCGGGACAACGACCGCGTCGTCTACGTGGAGAAGACGGTGGAGGACGCCGAGGGCACAGCCTCCGTCGTGCGCTCCATGAGCGAGAAGTTCGACCTGCTCATAGTcggccggcggggaggggaCGACAAGGACCTAGAGAGCTCGGCGGCGCTCACCAGCGGCCTCTCGGACTGGAGCGAGTTCCCGGAGCTGGGCGTGCTGGGTGACATGCTCGCCTCCGCCGAGTTCGCGTCAAGGGTCTCCATCCTCGTCATCCAGCAGCAGCCGGTCAAGAATACCACCGGCTGTTagaaatatatacatatatagggATTCAATGATTCATCCATTGGTGTTAATTAATTTTGAGAAGAACAATAAATCATGTCTTTGCTCATATATAATTGCATGCAACAAGTTGTATGCTGTATACTATACTACCAATAGTCATTGCAAGAACAAAGACCATCTCTAAAACAGTGAAAACGATTGTTATCCCGAACAATAATTTCACGATTGGTTATCCTAGATATGAGCTTGATGGCGGTGTGGCAGTCACTGCAAACTCGGAGGTTTTTGGTCACCCTTATGCTCTCGCCTGGTTCAGTGGTGACAAGGCTAAATGCAATGGCAATCTTCTCACTATGATGGACTAGAGTGTGCTCCTTCTCTTCGTCTTCATTGTCAAACATCACCACCTCAGTAGTCGGTTTATAACCCATGATCTTCATTTCCATGCCCAATTTCATCAAGCTTCTCATAAATTTTATCTGAGAGGGGATGTGACTTGTCACCGACATGGAACTCGTGGACCTTACCATCAAGTTCAACCCAGCTGGATGCAGGG containing:
- the LOC120663379 gene encoding probable protein phosphatase 2C 73; protein product: MGICCSKAKAPAGDLDDGEQGFPWMHDDLFHHHLWTSAAVSMHTKQGWKGANQDAMTVSQDFAGHKGHIFCGVFDGHGPLGREVARHVCDALPLKLSSALKTKTEEEDRSTHTSKLTTEEDHSSNTDLDSCDKSDSTSFSDDTSDEKLLLSTWKNIFVKAFDQVDEELRQHSGIDCICSGTTAVTVVRQGDHLMIANLGDSRAILCTRDSKDHMIPVQLTTDLKPDLPSELARILNCKGRVFAMDDEPDVPRMWLPDQDAPGLAMARAFGDFCLKNHGLICTPEVYYRKLSEKDEFLVLATDGIWDVLSNKEVVKIVSSGSDPSKAARQVIDRAVRAWRRKYPTSMVDDCAVVCLFLNRRAAPDDEAVSSFRKQVVGGVDGWEEGTTTVWRALEGVARANSVMRLPRMGRVLSWRRRSSTSLMAMGEDQDH
- the LOC120663376 gene encoding F-box/LRR-repeat protein 3-like isoform X2 yields the protein MAAAAAAHRHNKRRLISPAPTTTTAPPLDSLADELLFLVLDRVAAADPRALKSFALASRACHAAESRHRRLLRPLRADLLPAALARYPSASRLDLSLCARVPDAALAAVPSGSSLRALDLSLSGGFGAAGLAALAGACPDLADLDLSNGVHLGDAAAAEVARMRALQRLSLSRCKALTDMGLGCVAVGCPDLRELSLKWCLGLTDLGLHLLALKCKKLTSLDLSYTMITKQSFLAIMKLPNLQVLTLVGCIGIDDDALGSLDKECSKSLQVLDMSHCQNVTDVGVSSMVKSIPNLLELDLSYCCHVTPSMGRSLQKITKLRMLKLEGCKFMADGLKAIGSSCVSIRELSLSKCSGVTDTELSFAVSKLKNLLKLDITCCRNITDVSVAAITSSCTSLISLRMESCSHVSSGALQLIGKNCSHLEELDLTDSDLDDEGLKALAGCSNLSSLKIGICLRISDEGLTYIGKSCPKLRDIDLYRCGGISDDGVIQIAQGSPMLASINLSYCIEITDRSLMSLSKCTKLNTLEIRGCPKVSSAGLSEIAMGCRLLSKLDIKKCFQINDVGMLYLSQFSHCLRQINLSYCSVTDIGLLSLSSICGLQNMTIVHLAGITPNGLTAALMVCGGLTKVKLHEAFKSMMPAHMLKSVEARGCIFQWINKPFKVEVEPCDVWKQQSQDVLVR
- the LOC120663376 gene encoding F-box/LRR-repeat protein 3-like isoform X1; amino-acid sequence: MAAAAAAHRHNKRRLISPAPTTTTAPPLDSLADELLFLVLDRVAAADPRALKSFALASRACHAAESRHRRLLRPLRADLLPAALARYPSASRLDLSLCARVPDAALAAVPSGSSLRALDLSLSGGFGAAGLAALAGACPDLADLDLSNGVHLGDAAAAEVARMRALQRLSLSRCKALTDMGLGCVAVGCPDLRELSLKWCLGLTDLGLHLLALKCKKLTSLDLSYTMITKQSFLAIMKLPNLQVLTLVGCIGIDDDALGSLDKECSKSLQVLDMSHCQNVTDVGVSSMVKSIPNLLELDLSYCCHQVTPSMGRSLQKITKLRMLKLEGCKFMADGLKAIGSSCVSIRELSLSKCSGVTDTELSFAVSKLKNLLKLDITCCRNITDVSVAAITSSCTSLISLRMESCSHVSSGALQLIGKNCSHLEELDLTDSDLDDEGLKALAGCSNLSSLKIGICLRISDEGLTYIGKSCPKLRDIDLYRCGGISDDGVIQIAQGSPMLASINLSYCIEITDRSLMSLSKCTKLNTLEIRGCPKVSSAGLSEIAMGCRLLSKLDIKKCFQINDVGMLYLSQFSHCLRQINLSYCSVTDIGLLSLSSICGLQNMTIVHLAGITPNGLTAALMVCGGLTKVKLHEAFKSMMPAHMLKSVEARGCIFQWINKPFKVEVEPCDVWKQQSQDVLVR
- the LOC120663378 gene encoding cation/H(+) antiporter 15-like is translated as MAEVANLSSGSVEPTVKPLAAACYDNNLVNSQGMFLGDQPLRFSLPLLLVQVSLILLLSAAANLVLRRLGQSRFVTHMLVGVLLGPTVLGRSDSFRGVLFSERGTYILESVSLVALILFLFSMGVKTDLSLLRRPSGRAVAVGITGSLVPLAVTLPVFHALQPSLPEDLRGSSLITELAVRLSLSSFPVIADALSDLDLLNTDLGRIALTASLITDVTSWFLRACSAAVFLVSEAKSPAFTAQILASFVAFVLFVGFVARPAGRYIAYKRTPAGALLSEGSVVVVVIAALLSALVTDAIGFKYMIGPMMLGLALPGGMPIGATMTERLDSFFIALFLPVYMALSGYRTDLAELTKEETSEKWCALELFVGLCVSGKLVGCVAAGLFFAMPFRDAVVLALMLNIRGIVEVAAINNWGDTMKATAEHYSILTLSMVFITAVSTPLIKLLYDPSGQFTRAKRRTLEDLRPSADLRLLTCVYGEDHAAPLIDLLEASAGASRESPVSLIVLHVTELVGRAASVLKPHRAARKSSSGGPTPSDRIMNAFRHLEQQAAPGAVTVSPYVAQAPYSSMHHDVCSLAHSRKANLILLPFHKSSDGARSTVNNSIRSINRAVLQYAPCSVAILVDHGLAAGSACATTANSLLQRAALYFLGGPDDREALAYAARMPDAGTMSLTMVRFKLRNWAGMGGSDEARDEEVLHQFWTRHRDNDRVVYVEKTVEDAEGTASVVRSMSEKFDLLIVGRRGGDDKDLESSAALTSGLSDWSEFPELGVLGDMLASAEFASRVSILVIQQQPVKNTTGC